The following coding sequences lie in one Mercenaria mercenaria strain notata chromosome 5, MADL_Memer_1, whole genome shotgun sequence genomic window:
- the LOC128557464 gene encoding uncharacterized protein LOC128557464 translates to MEKKRKLTFSSDYCCFCQKQFISTGKQTLNPLKFDTLLSICKEQNNEISQNIVANEDNIRNGDVKLSYHKNCRTKFIYLKPFNSKPDVENGASTSNSDLATPPKYTRSQSDQFSWKENCFICGCKCSTKHRSKWSMVEGSIDENSKMYSQLLNISSSKNDMNLHSRLLSCKGDLVSVEARYHRGSKNKNCLSKYLLNLPSPNTDKVLDQSILEKVCTQLKNELHIETETKRSVLELTDLKSRMIELFEKHGMEIGVSMMRTNRLKVAFGKVWPELMFIPREGTTDLVCSREIDVDEALAKYVKLEKSFQSAAEQNDIEECLSSVFLDENANENTVLYEAAVILRRRIQQSHGLDNMYFSKDEININEQVKFLDPLLFQFVNWVASDSKLEDSHNDPDQRIVSVCSDITYLVKHVITPKHLGLSIYLHHSFGSKKLIEDLHSHGYTLSYNEYRQFLTSAALHASSMQKKTFSGAIIPAHMSREERPDDDLIVVAADNWDHNEATLSGKQSTHAMTSILVTGSNRCASERIPRVSERSINLSSLPGIIK, encoded by the exons ATGGAAAAGAAAcgaaaacttacattttcttcagACTATTGCTGCTTTTGTCAAAAGCAGTTTATTTCAACTGGCAAACAAACACTAAACCCACTTAAGTTTGATACATTGCTATCTATTTGCAAggaacaaaataatgaaatatcacaaaatattgtCGCAAATGAAGACAACATTAGAAATGGTGATGTAaaattgtcatatcataaaaactgtcgaacaaaatttatatatttaaaaccatttaattCCAAACCAGATGTAGAAAATGGTGCCTCTACATCAAATAGTGATCTTGCGACACCACCAAAGTATACCAGGTCACAGTCAGATCAGTTTAGTTGGAAAGAAAATTGTTTCATATGTGGGTGCAAGTGTAGCACCAAACATCGTTCTAAATGGTCAATGGTTGAAGGATCAATTGatgaaaattctaaaatgtattcACAACTGTTAAATATATCTTCATCAAAAAATGACATGAACTTACACTCAAGATTGTTAAGTTGTAAAGGAGATTTGGTGTCTGTGGAGGCTAGATATCATAGGGgcagtaaaaacaaaaattgctTGTCTAAGTATCTGCTGAATTTGCCTAGCCCAAATACTGATAAAGTTCTTGACCAGAGCATTTTAGAAAAAGTATGTACACAGTTGAAAAATGAGTTACATATTGAGACTGAAACAAAACGAAGTGTACTTGAATTGACTGATTTAAAATCGAGAATGATTGAACTTTTTGAAAAACACGGAATGGAAATTGGAGTTTCGATGATGCGCACTAACAGATTAAAAGTTGCCTTTGGAAAAGTTTGGCCGGAACTTATGTTTATTCCACGGGAAGGTACCACCGACCTCGTTTGTTCACGAGAGATTGATGTTGATGAAGCGTTAGCAAAGTATGTCAAGTTAGAGAAGTCTTTTCAGTCGGCAGCCGAACAGAATGATATTGAAGAATGCCTATCCAGTGTATTCTTAGatgaaaatgcaaatgaaaacaCAGTTTTGTATGAAGCAGCTGTTATATTGAGAAGACGAATTCAGCAGTCACATGGCCTTGACAATATGTACTTTTCTAAAGATGAGATCAACATTAACGAACAGGTCAAATTCTTAGATCCTTTATTGTTCCAATTTGTAAATTGGGTAGCCTCTGATTCAAAGCTAGAAGATAGTCATAATGATCCAGACCAGAGAATAGTATCTGTGTGTTCAGATATCACATATCTAGTTAAACATGTGATAACTCCCAAACACCTCGGATTATCCATATATCTCCACCACTCATTCGGGAGTAAGAAACTGATAGAGGATTTACACAGTCACGGATACACATTGTCTTACAACGAATATAGACAGTTCTTAACATCTGCAGCATTACATGCATCATCCATGCAGAAGAAGACATTTTcag GTGCAATTATCCCTGCTCATATGTCACGGGAAGAAAGACCTGATGATGACCTAATCGTAGTTGCAGCGGACAACTGGGACCACAACGAAGCAACGCTTAGTGGGAAACAGTCTACACATGCCATGACAAGTATCCTGGTAACTGGAAGCAACCGGTGTGCATCAGAGCGCATACCTAGAGTGTCAGAACGGTCAATCAATCTATCAAGTCTACcaggtataataaaataa